GGCCGACGCGAAGCGCGGCTGGCAGGACAGCCAGCGCCACTGGCTCACGTGGCGCAAGGACGAAGTGCAACTGCTGAAGGCGGTGTACGACACGACGCGCGGCACCGCGTACACGATGGCGAGTGCCGACATGCAGTTACAGCCGGTGCGCGATCGCGCGCTGGCGCTGCGCGCGGCGGCCGACCGCTATGCGCCGCAGCCTGCCGCGGTACCGGTGGCGGCCACGAGCGGCGCGCAGGGTGCCCCGAGCGCAGCGCCAGGCGCTGTCGCGGCAGCCGCCGGCAAGCCGGCGAACGCGCCGCGCGACCCGGCCGTGGGCCGCGTGCGCCCGTGCGTGCAGGACGCCGCATGCGAACACGCGGTGTTCGACCTGAATCGCTACTACCAGAAGCTGCGCCGCAAGATGCCCGCGCATTCGGCCACGACGCTGGTGCGCGCGCAGCGCGCGTGGGTCGCGTTCCGCGACACGACGGCGCCGCTCGTCGGCGAGGATGG
This window of the Burkholderia cepacia GG4 genome carries:
- a CDS encoding lysozyme inhibitor LprI family protein, which produces MATHGRIRAMRAAVAALVVWAAWSAGLNAAHAEVAAADPIDVAMRQCLARRDRSSPAGQIQCMGEAQQQWQAVMDGAYQRLSNDAPADAKRGWQDSQRHWLTWRKDEVQLLKAVYDTTRGTAYTMASADMQLQPVRDRALALRAAADRYAPQPAAVPVAATSGAQGAPSAAPGAVAAAAGKPANAPRDPAVGRVRPCVQDAACEHAVFDLNRYYQKLRRKMPAHSATTLVRAQRAWVAFRDTTAPLVGEDGRVDLIGARIATMKRLSETAGNK